In Elaeis guineensis isolate ETL-2024a chromosome 1, EG11, whole genome shotgun sequence, a genomic segment contains:
- the LOC140856135 gene encoding uncharacterized protein, which yields MPCPYRVAAAFFSGSSSVSWLPRALQRSHTRRKKRCRFVIKLFNLDLGVSMTLLHRITVPLRARACCVGDLAKIFVTLVGPCCYYRTQMYDGGLSCNNHTILH from the exons ATGCCCTGTCCCTATCGTGTAGCAGCTGCCTTCTTCTCCGGCTCTAGTAGTGTCTCTTGGTTGCCACGAGCTCTCCAGAG atcACATACCAGAAGAAAGAAAAGGTGCAGATTTGTCATAAAGCTCTTCAACTT GGATTTGGGAGTCTCAATGACACTCCTTCACAGAATCACAGTACCTTTAAGAGCTAGAGCTTGTTGTGTTGGTGATCTTGCAAAAATTTTTGTGACCTTGGTCGGTCCATGCTGCTATTATAGAACACAGAT GTATGATGGTGGTTTGAGCTGCAACAATCATACAATCTTGCATTGA